From Symphalangus syndactylus isolate Jambi chromosome X, NHGRI_mSymSyn1-v2.1_pri, whole genome shotgun sequence, the proteins below share one genomic window:
- the EIF2S3 gene encoding eukaryotic translation initiation factor 2 subunit 3, translated as MAGGEAGVTLGQPHLSRQDLTTLDVTKLTPLSHEVISRQATINIGTIGHVAHGKSTVVKAISGVHTVRFKNELERNITIKLGYANAKIYKLDDPSCPRPECYRSCGSSTPDEFPTDIPGTKGNFKLVRHVSFVDCPGHDILMATMLNGAAVMDAALLLIAGNESCPQPQTSEHLAAIEIMKLKHILILQNKIDLVKESQAKEQYEQILAFVQGTVAEGAPIIPISAQLKYNIEVVCEYIVKKIPVPPRDFTSEPRLIVIRSFDVNKPGCEVDDLKGGVAGGSILKGVLKVGQEIEVRPGIVSKDSEGKLMCKPIFSKIVSLFAEHNDLQYAAPGGLIGVGTKIDPTLCRADRMVGQVLGAVGALPEIFTELEISYFLLRRLLGVRTEGDKKAAKVQKLSKNEVLMVNIGSLSTGGRVSAVKADLGKIVLTNPVCTEVGEKIALSRRVEKHWRLIGWGQIRRGVTIKPTVDDD; from the exons ATGGCGGGCGGAGAAGCCGGAGTGACTCTGGGGCAGCCGCATCTTTCGCGTCAGGATCTCACCACCTTG GATGTTACCAAGTTGACGCCACTTTCACACGAAGTTATCAGCAGACAAGCCACAATTAACATAG GTACAATTGGTCATGTAGCTCATGGGAAATCCACAGTCGTCAAAGCTATTTCTGGAGTTCATACTGTCAGGTTCAAAAATGAACTAGAAAGAAATATTACAATCAAGCTTGGATATGCTAATGCTAAG atttataaGCTTGATGACCCAAGTTGCCCTCGGCCAGAATGTTATAGATCTTGTGGGAGCAGTACACCTGATGAGTTTCCTACAGACATTCCAGGGACCAAAGGGAACTTCAAATTAGTCAG ACATGTTTCCTTTGTTGACTGTCCTGGCCACGATATTTTGATGGCTACTATGCTGAACGGTGCAGCAGTGATGGATGCAGCTCTTCTGTTGATAG CTGGTAATGAATCTTGCCCTCAGCCTCAGACATCTGAACACCTGGCTGCTATAGAGATCATGAAACTGAAGCATATTTtgattctacaaaataaaattgatttggtAAAAGAAAGTCAGGCTAAAGAACAATACGAGCAGATCCTTGCATTTGTCCAAG GTACAGTAGCAGAGGGAGCTCCCATTATTCCAATTTCAGCTCAGCTGAAATACAATATTGAAGTtgtttgtgagtacatagtaaaGAAAATTCCAGTACCCCCAAGAGACTTTACTTCAGAGCCCCGGCTTATTG ttattagaTCTTTTGATGTCAACAAACCTGGCTGTGAAGTTGATGACCTTAAGGGAGGTGTAGCTGGTGGTAGTATCCTAAAAGGAGTATTAAAG GTGGGCCAGGAGATAGAAGTAAGACCTGGTATTGTTTCCAAAGATAGTGAAGGAAAACTCATGTGTAAACCAATCTTTTCCAAAATTGTATCACTTTTTGCGGAGCATAATGATCTGCAATATGCTGCTCCAGGTGGTCTTATTG GAGTTGGAACAAAAATTGACCCCACTTTGTGCCGGGCTGACAGAATGGTGGGGCAAGTACTTGGTGCAGTCGGAGCTTTACCTGAgatattcacagaattggaaatttCCTATTTCCTGCTTAGACGGCTTCTAGGTGTACGCACTGAAGGAGACAAGAAAGCAGCAAag gttCAAAAGCTGTCTAAGAATGAAGTGCTCATGGTGAACATAGGATCCCTGTCGACAGGAGGGAGAGTTAGTGCTGTCAAGGCCGATTTGGGTAAAATTGTTTTGACCAATCCAGTGTGCACAGAGGTAGGAGAAAAAATTGCCCTTAGCCGAAGAGTTGAAAAACACTGGCG tttAATTGGTTGGGGTCAGATAAGAAGAGGAGTGACAATCAAGCCAACAGTAGATGATGACTGA